The DNA region GCTTACAGCTATTCTGTACAGCTTTGGCTACGTTATCAATCGGAGCCAAAACTTCCACAAGCGGAGAAAAGGGTTGGACTTAAAAGTTTTGCAGGTTTGTCctgaacgttttttttttttttttatagtcccaacaaaatcaataatatatcgGCATGCATTTTTTCTGTCACGCttgtgttttcatttttggCTTCATGGGTTTCTTTCATTTATGTCCTGCATACTTTTGCTCATGACTACCACGTGGCATCTCCTTGGAAATCCAAATCCTACTCAGATGGGGGTTGTTATATTACATGATTTACCTTAGTATTTCTTGGTCAACGTATAGGATTCTAGTTGTAGATCAAAAGTTCCAGCTTTAATGAGCCAAAGTTAAAATGGTTACACCGTATTGTTATTTCATAATATGCGTTGTACGGTTGTACATCATGTAAGCAATCTAACTAAGCagacacaaaaaaatctttctagACAAGGATACAACCATACTGATCCACGAACCATTACGCAGTAAATTTGATATTTGCTAGATCATTAAACCGTTGTTAGTTTTTTTACTTTGACGTTAAAGCCCAATCTGATGCGGCAAAGAAAAACCCAACACTGATAAGAATACAGAAAAGGCCCATCTTCTACAAGAAGCCCATATATTATTGTCATACGAAGGAAGGAACCTTTAACTACAGTAGACAAGTAGTATATGCTTTTTAGTGCTTTTCATTACTCGGGTTCTCTCCATCCGATATTTGaatatttccatatttttttttcgtacCTTTTTGCTAGTACTGTAGTTAACACTTTACACATTCTCAATTCTTTTAGCTGAAATTGAAAATACAtatacttataaaaataaaataaaaactatttcaTGAGTTGtcttattactactactactgattacaaaataaaaaaaaaaaaaaatagatattgtAAGAAATCAGacaaaattagtatttttatttccGCGTCCGAAATACAAGGTCGTAATATAGAAGAAAAGACAGGGGTAGTATGGGGAAGAAGGTTTATGAATTCAACGTCTAGTTATGATGCTGTCATTTTAATTAAAGtaaattacttattaattttctcagagagagagaaaaaaaaaaaagaaaagaaaaaacaaatcccaAAGGTGGGGGGAGGTAAAGGAGGGGGAGAGGGAAGCACGAAGAAAGCCCCGAACAAccaaaaattttataatctGACAGATAAAGGAAAAACTTTTTCATCGACATTACAACAAatcaagaatcagaaacaaCGCATTCTcgatttcaccttttttttttttttgcttttctggGGATTGAATCTCGTTTCGAAGCATTCTCGCATTCGCATTGTCGGTGTATCTGTCGGTGTATCGGAGGGGATTAGTTTTAACAAGAAGAGAAGTTCAATGTTGTTGCTCTGAATCCTCAACTTCGATCCGTCCATacagaaagcaaaaaagaacATCGAGTTTCTAATAATTCGTTAGACAAATTATGGTaaatgtttcattttcttttctgattGCATTTTAAATGCGTTTTTGTTTACGATGATAAATGGAGAGGGGTTTATGTTTTCTGATTTGTTTGTCTTGCGTGTTTGACGTTTTATTTTGAATCTGACTCATTGCTGAATTTTTTAGTTTGGCGATTgtgatattaatatatttttttttcaatgctCCTTTGTGCTGTTTTTGAGTCCTGGCAGATATTTTGACTTCAATCCCAGACATGTCTGTTAGTGTTTGGTGTTTAGTCCTTATCTTTGTCTGACATTTAGCTACCAGTGCTTACAGAAACGTTTAGACGTGTAGGTACATTAATGCTGTTTTCGTTACCAGCATCAAATTCTATATGCTATTTTGAAGCTACATGCAAGTTTCTTGATTGTGTTCAAAACGCACTACCGTTCGATTATACTATGCAATCTTGTAAACGTCATGGAAGCTTGAATTTGTTGTTGCAATGTTATTATTTGAGTGATGTTATGTTCTTGTTTACTAACAACATGTTTACATACATACAAGTAAAGGCTTCCTCCCTCggaatataattaaaacaaagtgACATAACTTCACCAGTTCTTGTTTACATATCTGTTAATGGAGAAACTATTCCCTTTTAACTCCCTTTGTTTTCTGCAGGTTGCTGCCTTCAATCCTGCTGTTGGGTCCCATGTGTGAGTGGAGGACCCCGATGAAGCATGGCTAGATGGTGAAGTTGTTGAGATTAATGGTGACCAGATCAAAGTTCTCTGCACTTCAGGGAAACAAGTATGTGCTTTATTATCCTGCCCTTTTGACTCCGATGGCCTTTTTTCAGAtgttcatttttattaatcatacaAGATACTCACCTCTGCTTTGTGTGTTTGGCTCTGGGACCAAGAGTACCTTTTACGAattgcttttttcttctttgaaaaCACAGGTCGTTGTTAACGCTTCCAATATATATCCAAAAGATGTCGAAGCGCCAGCATCTGGCGTGGAAGATATGACAAGACTGGCTTATTTACATGAACCTGGAGTTCTTCAGAATTTACAATCAAGATATGATATCAATGAAATTTATGTGAGTAACTTCACTGAGATTAATCTTCTTGTATGGTTAAAAACACATGTACTACTCTACATATGTTTATAATGCACAATGGCTACTGAATCCCGTTTTACTTTCAGACATATACAGGAAGCATACTGATTGCTGTTAACCCATTTAGAAGACTTCCGCATCTATATAGTAGCCATATGATGGCTGAATATAAAGGGGCTTCCCTCGGTGAGCTGAGTCCACATCCTTTTGCCGTTGCAGATGCTGCTTATAGGTAATTTAGCACATACTCATTGAaaaatgttttgcttttttttttttttttttttttttcttaatgttaTCATTGATGTAATTGGTCTGTTTGCTTGGTTTATTCTATCGCAGACAGATGGTTAATGAAGGAGTTAGTCAATCTATCCTGGTTAGCGGAGAAAGTGGTGCTGGTAAAACTGAAAGCACAAAGTTGCTTATGAGATATCTTGCCTACATGGGTGGGAGAGCTGCTGCTGAGGGAAGAAGTGTTGAGCAGAAAGTGTTGGAGGTGAaaagatgcttttttttttcttttcttatttgatatttATAGAACAGTCAGATCTTCACCTTATCAGTTATTTCAAATTCAGAGTTTATTTTGCATTAGAAACTTTAGTAAGTAATTAAAAAAGTGATTCTAGTGTCCTAGATTGGCTTATTGCGTTGATCTGTTTCTTATTGCTTATATTTACTTTTCATACAGTCGAATCCTGTTTTAGAAGCCTTTGGAAATGCAAAGACTGTTAGGAACAATAATTCCAGGTAAGGAGGTTTCCTTGTACTTTGCTTTGCATTCtttcagttattattattattattattattattttttgttatatgtgaaaagtttgaaatatatTGTTTGTGTATTTAATAGTCGATTTGGTAAGTTCGTGGAGATTCAATTTGACGAATCGGGGAGGATATCTNNNNNNNNNNNNNNNNNNNNNNNNNNNNNNNNNNNNNNNNNNNNNNNNNNNNNNNNNNNNNNNNNNNNNNNNNNNNNNNNNNNNNNNNNNNNNNNNNNNNNNNNNNNNNNNNNNNNNNNNNNNNNNNNNNNNNNNNNNNNNNNNNNNNNNNNNNNNNNNNNNNNNNNNNNNNNNNNNNNNNNNNNNNNNNNNNNNNNNNNNNNNNNNNNNNNNNNNNNNNNNNNNNNNNNNNNNNNNNNNNNNNNNNNNNNNNNNNNNNNNNNNNNNNNNNNNNNNNNNNNNNNNNNNNNNNNNNNNNNNNNNNNNNNNNNNNNNNNNNNNNNNNNNNNNNNNNNNNNNNNNNNNNNNNNNNNNNNNNNNNNNNNNNNNNNNNNNNNNNNNNNNNNNNNNNNNNNNNNNNNNNNNNNNNNNNNNNNNNNNNNNNNNNNNNNNNNNNNNNNNNNNNNNNNNNNNNNNNNNNNNNNNNNNNNNNNNNNNNNNNNNNNNNNNNNNNNNNNNNNNNNNNNNNNNNNNNNNNNNNNNNNNNNNNNNNNNNNNNNNNNNNNNNNNNNNNNNNNNNNNNNNNNNNNNNNNNNNNNNNNNNNNNNNNNNNNNNNNNNNNNNNNNNNNNNNNNNNNNNNNNNNNNNNNNNNNNNNNNNNNNNNNNNNNNNNNNNNNNNNNNNNNNNNNNNNNNNNNNNNNNNNNNNNNNNNNNNNNNNNNNNNNNNNNNNNNNNNNNNNNNNNNNNNNNNNNNNNNNNNNNNNNNNNNNNNNNNNNNNNNNNNNNNNNNNNNNNNNNNNNNNNNNNNNNNNNNNNNNNNNNNNNNNNNNNNNNNNNNNNNNNNNNNNNNNNNNNNNNNNNNNNNNNNNNNNNNNNNNNNNNNNNNNNNNNNNNNNNNNNNNNNNNNNNNNNNNNNNNNNNNNNNNNNNNNNNNNNNNNNNNNNNNNNNNNNNNNNNNNNNNNNNNNNNNNNNNNNNNNNNNNNNNNNNNNNNNNNNNNNNNNNNNNNNNNNNNNNNNNNNNNNNNNNNNNNNNNNNNNNNNNNNNNNNNNNNNNNNNNNNNNNNNNNNNNNNNNNNNNNNNNNNNNNNNNNNNNNNNNNNNNNNNNNNNNNNNNNNNNNNNNNNNNNNNNNNNNNNNNNNNNNNNNNNNNNNNNNNNNNNNNNNNNNNNNNNNNNNNNNNNNNNNNNNNNNNNNNNNNNNNNNNNNNNNNNNNNNNNNNNNNNNNNNNNNNNNNNNNNNNNNNNNNNNNNNNNNNNNNNNNNNNNNNNNNNNNNNNNNNNNNNNNNNNNNNNNNNNNNNNNNNNNNNNNNNNNNNNNNNNNNNNNNNNNNNNNNNNNNNNNNNNNNNNNNNNNNNNNNNNNNNNNNNNNNNNNNNNNNNNNNNNNNNNNNNNNNNNNNNNNNNNNNNNNNNNNNNNNNNNNNNNNNNNNNNNNNNNNNNNNNNNNNNNNNNNNNNNNNNNNNNNNNNNNNNNNNNNNNNNNNNNNNNNNNNNNNNNNNNNNNNNNNNNNNNNNNNNNNNNNNNNNNNNNNNNNNNNNNNNNNNNNNNNNNNNNNNNNNNNNNNNNNNNNNNNNNNNNNNNNNNNNNNNNNNNNNNNNNNNNNNNNNNNNNNNNNNNNNNNNNNNNNNNNNNNNNNNNNNNNNNNNNNNNNNNNNNNNNNNNNNNNNNNNNNNNNNNNNNNNNNNNNNNNNNNNNNNNGACTGGAGTGGGTTGCTTCTGTATGTGACTGGAGTCGGCATCCATACTCACACGATCTATTGTTTCAGGTGTGATGAAAAATCACTTGAGGATTCTCTATGCAAGCGTATCATGGTAACTCGTGATGAAACAATCACAAAAACTCTTGATCCAGAAGCAGCTCTTCTTAGCAGAGATGCTTTGGCTAAAATCATGTACTCAAGGTTGTTTGACTGGTGAGTTTCTCTGTTTTCAACTGACGAAACATTCTCAGTAGCTAATTCTCTTCATTGGAAAAAATAAGTGTGAATTGTTTCTCAAACAGAGCTGTTTTATACTAAATAGTTTTCTGTCTATCTAGGCTCGTTGAAAAGATTAATACTCAAATTGGTCAAGATCCTGATTCAAAGTACTTGATTGGTGTTCTGGATATTTATGGATTCGAGAGTTTCAAGACAAACAGGTGCTTAACCGGTATGCCTATTGTTTTCAGATTACATAGATGGGTTTCTTATCAAGAAAAGGTCTACAAAAATTAGAATTCTGGTTGTTTGACTTAACATATGGAGTTTTCAATTTGTCATGTCTTGCTCTTACTTAGTGTTCTATATTGGTATTATCTGTTTCATCGTCAAGGGCGGCAGTGCTGGTTTTAACGTGGACAGTTGAGATTTTTCTATTTCCTATTGTTATTTGAGCTTGTGAGTTTACCCTTCTAAAATGTTATTCGAAACGGGCTATCGttagataattatattatacaactGATGAAACTTATCTGAGGGAAAGTACTCACTATGTTACCGTCAAAATTTATGACCATGTTGGATTCTAGTTTGTTGCAGTTCTTTGTCCCACTGCttactgttgttttttttgcagttttgaGCAATTTTGCATCAATTTGACTAATGAGAAACTTCAGCAGCACTTTAATCAGGTTCTGATCAAATAACCTCTTTCATTTTCGGCCTTCTGCATTTCTGGAGTTCTGtagttttctaatttatttgacaTCATACTATGCAGCACGTCTTTAAAATGGAGCAAGAGGAGTATAAANCTTTTCTAGTTCTGATGAACCAGCTGCTTGCAAGAAGCTTCTTGATAAGGCCGGACTTGAAGGATATCAGGTAATTACTTTAATCAGCAGAATATTATTTCTCAGTTTCTTCAGTCTGCTTCTATAATGAGTTACCTGAAATTTGGAAGggtttatttttgtagattGGTAAATCAAAGGTCTTTCTTAGGGCCGGACAAATGGCAGACTTGGATACTCGGCGAACTGAAANATTAGACCTAATAGAAAAGGTATCCTGTgataatctctatttttttcattcatacACAGTGATCCTTGAAATGTCTAACATGTTGTAGAATGCTCTTAAAGCCTCCAAGACACCCAAAATTGTTCTCTTAGTTTTTTCTTAGTGATGCTTTTCTCAACCATAGTTGTGATCGCTATCTGTCTTGTTGTGTCattgataattttatgttatggATCTCGTTTTATTAGTTTCTcatttttggtgtttgtttatttttttttaccttcagAAACCCGGAGGTATTATCGCTCTTCTAGATGAAGCTTGGTGAGTTTGAAAACCAATCTAATTTGTTCTgctttcaaattaattttccaacgtttttttctttctaaagaaATGTATCTGAAGTGATGCTTTCCTTTTGCAGTATGTTTCCTAGATCAACACACGAGACATTTGCTCAGAAGCTATATCAGACATACAAAAACCACAAGCGCTTTACCAAGCCGAAATTGGCTCGCAGTGACTTCACAATTTGTCATTATGCTGGTGATGTGAGCATCTTTTGCTTCTCCGCTGAATTCATTGGTTCAAATGATACGTGAAAAGATATAGAATATAGTCAGTAGTTGGTTTGTAAATATTTCGTTTAACAACCAATGAGGGTTCTTGTTCCAGGTCACGTATCAGACAGAATTTTTTCTAGACAAGAACAAGGATTATGTTATTGCAGAGCATCAAGCGTTATTAAATGCTTCTACATGTTCTTTTGTTGCAAACTTGTTCCCACCATTATCTGACGATTCCAAACAATCAAAGTTTTCCTCTATCGGTACCCGTTTCAAGGTGAGTCTGATTTTTATCTCCACTTTCACATTAGCATgttttaatctgttttttttaaaggcTACAGATTctatgtttgtgtttatttgcAGCAACAATTGGTATCACTGCTTGAGATTCTCAATACAACGGAGCCACATTATATCAGATGTATAAAGCCTAATAACCTTTTGAAGCCTGGAATCTTTGAGAACCAAAATGTTCTACAGCAATTGCGTTGCGGGGTGCGAATGACATCTCTTTTCAGTTAAATAATCAAGCTTCTCGTGAAAATTATCAATTCCAGAAGAATGatgtttttttgggtattgTTCTGACCTCAGGGAGTGATGGAGGCAATCCGGATTAGTTGTGCTGGCTATCCTACTAGGAAGCACTTTGACGAGTTCTTGAACAGATTTGGTATCATTGCTCCACAAGTGTTGGACAAGAAGTAAGATATCTCTTCCTCCTCGGATATCCTTTGAATGCGAGGTCATTTTCAATGACTTGTCTTGCTgactcctctgtttttttcttttctagttcTGATGAACCAGCTGCTTGCAAGAAGCTTCTTGATAAGGCCGGACTTGAAGGATATCAGGTAATTACTTTAATCAGCAGAATATTATTTCTCAGTTTCTTCAGTCTGCTTCTATAATGAGTTACCTGAAATTTGGAAGggtttatttttgtagattGGTAAATCAAAGGTCTTTCTTAGGGCCGGACAAATGGCAGACTTGGATACTCGGCGAACTGAAATCTTGGGAAGATCGGCGAGCATTATCCAAAGAAAAGTGCGATCTTATCTTGCGCAGAAAGCTTTTATCCAGCTGCGTATCTCTGCTACACAGATCCAGGCAGTTTGCAGAGGTAATTACTACTCTCTTCAAGACTGTAgactgtcatcttcttcttgtttgtctttgtttttcagTTTACTTCTAAAACTAACTTTTGGGTCACAATCTTTTCAGGTTATCTTGCTAGAAGTATTTACGAAGGCATGCGTAGGGAATCTGCTGCTTTGAAAATCCAGAGAGACTTGCGTAAGTTTCTGGCTAGGAAAGCTTACACTGAGCTATTTTCTGCTACTATTTCAATTCAAGCGGGTATGCGTGGTATGGTTTCCCGAAAGGAACTGTGTTTCAGAAGGCAGACTAAAGCTGCAACAATAATCCAGGTATGATGTTTTAAAGTTACTGAACACTAGCAAGAAAACCGTCCAATAACAGCGGGACTAATGGTGTTTCTCTGTGTGGCGTTCTAATCGTGACAACACCCGTTTTACAATACAGAGCCGGTGTCGTGTATACTTGGCTCGGCTGCATTACAGAAAACTAAAGAAAGCAGCTATCACGACACAATGTGCATGGAGAGGAAAAGTTGCGCGGAAAGAACTCAAAAACCTTAAGATGGTGAGTTGTGGTTTCTTTCTTCGTTtagttttgcttcttttatcTGACCATCCTAGTACTTGGTCGAAATGAACTATTTTCTGAAGTTGACttcttaatattttgttttgtatgaaaAGTAACACAGTTCTATAATTCATTGGACTCACAGGCTGCTCGAGAAACAGGAGCTCTTCAAGAAGCCAAAAACAAGCTAGAGAAGCAAGTTGAGGAACTGACATGGAGATTACAGTTAGAAAAACGAATGAGGGtgagttttttctttccttgtcAAATCTACCTCTTACTGCACTGAATCAAAATTGCTAAATTACCCTCTTTTCATTCCCAATGCTGCAGACTGACCTGGAAGAGGCCAAAAAGCAAGAAAATGCAAAATATGAGTCTTCTTTAGAGGAAATACAAAATAAGTTTAAAGAAACTGAGGCATTGCTTGTTAAAGAGCGTGAAGCTGCCAAGAAAGTTTCCGAGGTGCTCCCTATTATTAAGGAGGTTCCTGTAGTTGACCAGGAATTAATGGAGAGACTcacaaatgaaaatgaaaagttgAAGGTGAGTCTCGATTGTGGATCTGTAGCTTATCATAGTTAACTGGGGATCCATAAAACCACCAATTGGAAAAGTCTGCTGAAAAGTAATGGTCTCCTCTATATTGCTTGTCTTATGCAGGGGATGGTAAGTTCTCTTGAGGTAAAGATAGATGAAACAGCAAAGGAACTTCAGGAGACAAGCAAGATTAGTCAGGATAGACTAAAGCAAGCGTTGGCGGCAGAATCTAAAGTAGCGAAGTTGAAGACTGCAATGCAGAGGTACTGTTTTGCATAAATTTCTCATTTAGCACTGGTAGTAATATATACTTATCTTGTTCAAACGATTAGCTGATGTTTCATTTTCAGGCTTGAAGAGAAGATTTCAGACATGGAAGCCGAGAAACAAATTATGCTTCAGCAAACGATCTTAAACACGACTGCGAAAACTGTAACAGGGCATCCTCCAACTGCAACTATTAAGGTAGAATGTTTCTTTGATACTAAAATATATGTGCCTGATGTTTAACTTTTTGTTGATTCCTGTTTGCAGAATCTGGAAAATGGACACCGTACAAACTTGGAAAACCAATTCAATGTAGGATAGTTCTTCCAAAATAACATCTTGATCTCTTGGATTTctcatatctttttcttttgcattttctgTTGGTTGATTCATCTGAGGAATATACTTTTCCAGGAAGCTGAGTTCGATGGAAATGCTGCGAGATCTGCTGCAGAACGTCAACTTGTACGGGCCAATCACTTTATACTATATATGCAAACAGTTTTACTACGTATTTCCGTTAAACTGATTTACTCTATCTCTGCAGGAGAATGTTGATACTCTCATTAACTGTGTCAAGGAAAACATCGGTTTCAGTAATGGGAAACCTATTGCTGCATTTACAATATACAAGTGTCTTCTTCACTGGAAGTGCTTTGAATCAGAGAAGACTAGTGCGTTTGATCGTCTTATTGAGATGATTGGTTCCGCGATTGAGGTAAATTGATCTGCATTTTTTTGGCATTATGAAGATACTGATATGTCCCAAATGAGGATTCTTGTGTATGTTTTAACAACTTTTTGTTGACTGTTTTTGTCAGTTACTAATCCCTAGGTATAGAAATAATTATTTGCGTGACAAACCTGATTTTACCTTAGTTAAATTGGAAGTTTTAACTGCTCTACTGAAATTTTATCTTTTCAGAATGAAGATGACAATAGTCATTTGGCATATTGGTTGACAAACACATCAGCACTACTGTTTTTACTTCAAAAAAGTCTTAAAACTGGTGGCACTGGAACAACTGCAAGCAAGAAGCCGCCTATCACAACTTCCTTGTTTGGAAGAATGGCCTTggtatataaacttttatgttAGTAGAGCTTTTTGACGAATCTTTTACTTTCAATGTCAAGAATGTTAACTATTCTTTCCCTTATCGGTAACCAGAGTTTCCGCTCTTCACCAAACCTTGCTGCTGCGGCTGAAGCTGCTGCTCTTGCGGTGATCCGCCCAGTGGAGGCAAAATACCCGGCTCTGCTTTTCAAGCAACAGCTTGCAGCATATGTAGAGAAAATATTTGGGATGATTAGGGATAACTTGAAGAAAGA from Camelina sativa cultivar DH55 chromosome 3, Cs, whole genome shotgun sequence includes:
- the LOC109130199 gene encoding myosin-8-like, whose translation is MTRLAYLHEPGVLQNLQSRYDINEIYTYTGSILIAVNPFRRLPHLYSSHMMAEYKGASLGELSPHPFAVADAAYRQMVNEGVSQSILVSGESGAGKTESTKLLMRYLAYMGGRAAAEGRSVEQKVLESNPVLEAFGNAKTVRNNNSSRFGKFVEIQFDESGRISCDEKSLEDSLCKRIMVTRDETITKTLDPEAALLSRDALAKIMYSRLFDWLVEKINTQIGQDPDSKYLIGVLDIYGFESFKTNSFEQFCINLTNEKLQQHFNQHVFKMEQEEYKX
- the LOC104778553 gene encoding myosin-8-like, with the protein product MFPRSTHETFAQKLYQTYKNHKRFTKPKLARSDFTICHYAGDVTYQTEFFLDKNKDYVIAEHQALLNASTCSFVANLFPPLSDDSKQSKFSSIGTRFKQQLVSLLEILNTTEPHYIRCIKPNNLLKPGIFENQNVLQQLRCGGVMEAIRISCAGYPTRKHFDEFLNRFGIIAPQVLDKNSDEPAACKKLLDKAGLEGYQIGKSKVFLRAGQMADLDTRRTEILGRSASIIQRKVRSYLAQKAFIQLRISATQIQAVCRGYLARSIYEGMRRESAALKIQRDLRKFLARKAYTELFSATISIQAGMRGMVSRKELCFRRQTKAATIIQSRCRVYLARLHYRKLKKAAITTQCAWRGKVARKELKNLKMAARETGALQEAKNKLEKQVEELTWRLQLEKRMRTDLEEAKKQENAKYESSLEEIQNKFKETEALLVKEREAAKKVSEVLPIIKEVPVVDQELMERLTNENEKLKGMVSSLEVKIDETAKELQETSKISQDRLKQALAAESKVAKLKTAMQRLEEKISDMEAEKQIMLQQTILNTTAKTVTGHPPTATIKNLENGHRTNLENQFNEAEFDGNAARSAAERQLENVDTLINCVKENIGFSNGKPIAAFTIYKCLLHWKCFESEKTSAFDRLIEMIGSAIENEDDNSHLAYWLTNTSALLFLLQKSLKTGGTGTTASKKPPITTSLFGRMALSFRSSPNLAAAAEAAALAVIRPVEAKYPALLFKQQLAAYVEKIFGMIRDNLKKELSALISLCIQAPRISKGGMQRSGRSVGKDSPAIHWQSIIDGLNLLLAIMKENYVPLVLIQKLHTQTFSFINVQLFNSLLLRKECCTFSNGEFVKSGLAELELWCGQVNEYAGPSWDELKHIRQAVGFLVIHQKYRVSYDDIVHDLCPILSVQQLYRICTLYWDDCYNTRSVSQEVISSMRALMTEESNDADSNSFLLDDNSSIPFSIDEISNSMHEKDFASVKPAKELLENPDFVFLH